A stretch of the Camarhynchus parvulus chromosome 4, STF_HiC, whole genome shotgun sequence genome encodes the following:
- the CLDN23 gene encoding claudin-23 has translation MRTPAEMIVGLVLCPCGLLLTLTGTLAPSWRQVSLVPDQPVDVIWEQGIWDICRERQSTHDRLCGQADGLGYFEQVPVRVAQGLMPSSLVVALVGLVVAALGVRCWQPEPRHLVAGVAGLVLLLSGLMSLVPSSWYTQELWALPAPPGSTLTVGYSLVLSYLGSCLEILGGLALTLSFHYCCKERRAPKLPPTPVTETGSGSSRAYNNPWDVLEDEQDGQRWRRSPPCDSDL, from the coding sequence ATGCGGACGCCGGCGGAGATGATCGTGGGGCTAGTGCTGTGCCCCTGCGGGCTCCTGCTGACACTCACGGGCACGCTGGCACCCAGCTGGAGGCAGGTGAGCCTCGTACCTGACCAGCCCGTGGACGTCATTTGGGAGCAGGGCATCTGGGACATATGCAGGGAGCGGCAGAGCACCCATGACCGCCTCTGCGGGCAGGCTGACGGGCTGGGCTACTTTGAGCAGGTGCCCGTGCGGGTGGCCCAAGGGCTGATGCCCTCCTCGCTGGTGGTCGCCCTGGTGGGCTTGGtggtggctgccctgggtgttCGCTGCTGGCAGCCCGAGCCCCGGCACCTGGTGGCCGGcgtggcagggctggtgctgctcctgtccGGGCTGATGAGCCTCGTGCCCAGCTCCTGGTacacccaggagctgtgggcatTGCCTGCCCCACCTGGCAGCACGCTAACTGTAGGCTACAGCTTGGTACTGAGCTATTTGGGAAGCTGTCTGGAGATCCTGGGGGGGCTGGCCCTCACCCTCAGCTTCCATTATTGCTGCAAGGAGCGCAGAGCTCCCAAATTGCCCCCCACCCCTGTGACAGAGACTGGGTCAGGCTCCAGTAGAGCTTACAACAATCCCTGGGACGTGCTGGAGGATGAGCAAGATGGACAGCGCTGGAGGAGAAGCCCACCTTGTGACTCTGACTTGTag